The region GCGCTTCCATGCAGAAGGCGGCGGCCAACGCCAGCGTTTTTCCGCCTTCATCAAAGAGCGGGTTGACTTCGCAAAGGTCGACGCTGACGGTGTTCGGATGGGAGACGATCCGGCGGATGAGGGCGCGCGCCAAAGACGGAGCGAGTCCAAACGGCGACGGCGCGCTCACTCCCGGCGCGGCCGCGGCGCTGATGGCGTCCATGCAAATGGTGAACATCACGGCATCGTGATGAGCGGCAAACTCCTCGATTTGTGCATAGGCGGCCTCAATCGGCCCTGCGGTCAGCTTGTCTTCCATCATGTACCAGCAGCCGTACTTCTCGGCCGCCGCAAACAGCGCCGTCGTGTTGCCGAGCAGTTGAATGCCAAGGCAGAAGTAGCTGGCTCGTTCGTCTTGATCCAATATTTGCCGAAACATCGTCCCCGATGTCGGACCGTCATCGTATGGACGCAAATCGAAATGGGCGTCAATGTTGATGATGCCGATCATTGACGCTGGACCGAGCGCTTCGCGAACGCCTAAGTAATGGCCGTACGCCGTCTCATGCCCGCCGCCGATCACAATAGGCGCAATGCCGCTTCGCAACAGGCGGGCGACCATCGTTCCAAGTTCCGCCTGGCTTTGTTCGAGTTGTTCATCAACGCAAACGACATCGCCTGCGTCATAGACGACCACCCCCTCCGGAAGATGCCAAGGCAGCCGCGCCAGCGCCGCTTTAATGGCGGCCGGAGCCTCTTTCGCCCCTTGGCGGCCTTGGTTGCGGCGCACTCCCTCGTCGCATGCAAACCCGATGAATGCCGCCGCTCGTTCCACCGGCTCCAATGGCTGCGACAAATTGAGCAAGCGAATGCGCTGATGAAGGCGAAACGCCCGCTCATCGCTCACGCTGTCAATCCGCCCCGTCCAACGGAAGGCGTCTGGCGGTTGATACATGAGACCATCTCCTTTCCATCATCAGCTTCTTGTTTCTTTCGCTGCCGCTTTGCCGTTCTCCTCCTCACGGACGTGAAAAGAGGAAATCGCCGCCGTTTGGCGAATAAAAAAAACATGATTGACAACAGAAAGGGTGTTCCAGATGAAGCCAATGACCAACTTGCACGATGTCATCGCCGGTCAAAGCGCGCCGCCGCCGTGCGACAAGTCGCTTGGCGTCCGCTTGACGGAAGCCCGAGACGGCTGTGCGAAAGGCGTATGGACGATCAGCGAATCGCTGCTCAACGGCAACGGGGTGATTATGGGCGGATTTGTCGGAGCGGCGGCGGACATTCTCATGGCTTATGCGGTGACGACCTTGCTTCGCGATGACCAAATGCACGCCTCCATTAACTTGCAGACGACGTTTCACCGCCCGGTGGCGGCTGGAGAAGCCGAAATCGAGGCGCGAGTAGAAAAATTAGGGAAAACTGTTGCCTATGTGACCGCCATCGTGCGGCAAAACGGCAAAGACGTGGCGAGCGCGACATCATCGGTGCTGATTATGGATAAACCGTGAAAAAAGCGCTTTTATCCATGGACCAAAGGGGAATCATGCGCGGAAAGCCGATGCCAAAGCGGCCCGGGCGCAACGAGCGAAGCACCGAAGAAAGCGCTGTCAAAAACAGCCTCTCTCCGGTGCTTTTCGCTGCTTGTTAGGCGCGGACAAACGTTTTCGGCATGACGACGGCCACGACTTGGCCGCGGGCGCACAGTTCGCCGTTGGCGAACACTTCCGTATCAACTTGCCATTTTTTCGGATGAATTTCTGTCACCGTCCCGACGGCGACAAGCGGCGCGCCGTGCGGCGTCGGCTTGACGAAATCAACGTGAAGCGACGCCGTGACAAAGCGCGGCGGCGTTTCCCCGCTCCCTGGTTCATGGCCGTTTTTCCGATGCAACGCCAACGCCGCTGATCCTGTCCCATGACAGTCAATAAGCGAGGCGATCAGCCCGCCGTACACAAACCCAGGAATCGCTGTATGCTCCGGGCGCGGCGTATACACCGTCACCGTCTTGTCCCCTTGCCATCCGGTGCGGAAATGGTGGCCGTGTTCATTCAGCCGCCCGCAGCCGTAGCACCAGGCAAATTCATCCGGATAGTCGTCTTGAATGGCGTGAATAACTTGCGGCTCCATCTCATTTTCCTCCTCTCTCTTTTTACTATACGCGGTGCGCCTCCCATTTTCCTGCTTCTTTGGCCAAACAGCGCCGAAACGGACAAAGGCGGCCCATGCGGCCGCTTTCTCCTTGCCAGATTTATCGTCCCGGCTCGTAAAACTCGATCCATTCCCCATCCGGGCCAAGGAAAAACAAATATTTCGCCCCGTTCGGAAGCGTCGTAATGTCGTCCCAAACAAGCGGGACACCGAGCGACTTGAGCCGTTCTTTCTCTTGTTCAATGTTCTCGACCGTAAAAGCGACATGGTGCACTTTTCCTTCCGTCGGCAAGTTCGGGTTGTACCCTTCGATCAACTCGACGATGATCGAGCCGTCAATTCCTAAAAACGCCAGTTTCATCGTTCCGTTCGTATGGATCATCTCGCTTAACAGCTCAAGGCCGACGACATTTTGATAAAACTCCTTCGATGTCTCAATGTCTTTCACTTGAATGCCGACATGCTCGAACTTTTTAACTGCCATTGCTCGCTCTCCCTTTCCATTATGGACTTGAAAACACCGCCCGTAAATACGGCGTCATGCGCGCAGGGAAAATCCCTTTTTTCCCGAGCTCTGTCCATATGTAGCGGTCAAGGGCGTACGGTCCGTCCGCCTTCCATTCGTCCGCCTCGCTGTTGGTCAACAAAACCGAAAAGGCTGTTCCTTGCGCTTCTCCATACAAATGAACGTATCCGTCCCCGCGGTCGACATGCACCGCCGCCTTCGGGTCAAACCGGATGAGCTCCGCCTGCACGCAGTGCATCACATGAACAGCGAACGCCGCGGCCGGCAAGTGCGACGCCATGCAGGCGCGGAGAGAATAAAGTTCCGCCACCGTTTCTCTCACCTCCCATCAATCAAAAACCCCCTGCGCCTCGGAATGATGCGAAGGGGGTCATGAGCCATTCTTATCATCCAAAGCGAAACCGCTTTGCGGGTGTTAGCACCTTGCCGGCGGCAGGTTGCTGTGGGGTCATCAAGCCCGTTCTCTCGCCCACTTTTGATAAGACGTATGCTATTTCTTCTTATCCTACCACACATTCCCCTCAGTGACAACGGTCTTTACTATTGAACCACGCCCGTCTGTTCGGAGGTGTTGCCGCCATTCACTCGCCCCTAGAGTAGGCGAAAAGCTAGCGCTGATAAATGATTATTTAGAACAATGTTTTGTTAAAATTTTACGGATAAATCCCTCGACTAAACAAAGTGCCGGGGAGAGAGCCATGCACCGTGTTCATCTTTTTGCACAATCAGCGAAAAAATACAATGATCATTCGACAAAAATAGACAAAAACAGATAAAAACATGGTAGAATGATATGGTGCACCTTATTTTTTTCGCAGATTGGAGGATTGCTTCCGCATGGACAAGCAGTCGATCATGACGCATTATGGGGCGCTTTACTTTTTTATGCCTGCTGTGCAATGGGTGGTGAATGAACATGGGGTGATTGCCGATATGAATGACTATGCGGGTGCATCGTTGGGCTACGATCGGATTGAACTCATCGGCGCCCCATTTCAAACTATTTTCCATCCTGACGACTGGGCGTCCCTCGTCCACTTGCTTCCTCAACCGACCGATGAAGCGGTTCGCACATTCACGGCCAGAACGGTGC is a window of Geobacillus kaustophilus DNA encoding:
- the hutG gene encoding formimidoylglutamase yields the protein MYQPPDAFRWTGRIDSVSDERAFRLHQRIRLLNLSQPLEPVERAAAFIGFACDEGVRRNQGRQGAKEAPAAIKAALARLPWHLPEGVVVYDAGDVVCVDEQLEQSQAELGTMVARLLRSGIAPIVIGGGHETAYGHYLGVREALGPASMIGIINIDAHFDLRPYDDGPTSGTMFRQILDQDERASYFCLGIQLLGNTTALFAAAEKYGCWYMMEDKLTAGPIEAAYAQIEEFAAHHDAVMFTICMDAISAAAAPGVSAPSPFGLAPSLARALIRRIVSHPNTVSVDLCEVNPLFDEGGKTLALAAAFCMEALLHFQRLQPRR
- a CDS encoding PaaI family thioesterase, translating into MEPQVIHAIQDDYPDEFAWCYGCGRLNEHGHHFRTGWQGDKTVTVYTPRPEHTAIPGFVYGGLIASLIDCHGTGSAALALHRKNGHEPGSGETPPRFVTASLHVDFVKPTPHGAPLVAVGTVTEIHPKKWQVDTEVFANGELCARGQVVAVVMPKTFVRA
- a CDS encoding VOC family protein, whose translation is MAVKKFEHVGIQVKDIETSKEFYQNVVGLELLSEMIHTNGTMKLAFLGIDGSIIVELIEGYNPNLPTEGKVHHVAFTVENIEQEKERLKSLGVPLVWDDITTLPNGAKYLFFLGPDGEWIEFYEPGR
- a CDS encoding PaaI family thioesterase, with the protein product MKPMTNLHDVIAGQSAPPPCDKSLGVRLTEARDGCAKGVWTISESLLNGNGVIMGGFVGAAADILMAYAVTTLLRDDQMHASINLQTTFHRPVAAGEAEIEARVEKLGKTVAYVTAIVRQNGKDVASATSSVLIMDKP